A DNA window from Halococcus saccharolyticus DSM 5350 contains the following coding sequences:
- a CDS encoding Eco57I restriction-modification methylase domain-containing protein, translated as MQDTTEFRTNRDLFSNHYLDEHLPDTDAWESVDPTELQEAYDDIVDLWKHERDLVADRNESQLEEKFIRPMFRKLGVPFEVEESVEQGQRRPDYGFFESDEGARNAFTRRRDGGDFYKNAVAVADAKRWGRKLDTRGEQQRDFENPSYQIHVYLQETPTTWAVLTNGEYWRLYYGPTSHRLDSYYEIHLPTVLESGDLETFKYFYLFFQHEAFLPDTSGDCFLDDVYSESNVFAEELGEDLQDNIYDAIQSLAEGFLTYPDNDLGADDLDLIHDSSLIYLYRLIFVLYAESEGRDLLNTDNEIYEQSYSLNTIKQEIAEELDSDSPSYQNWQDNLWDRIDELFQLIDQGSASRNIPEEDLHIPAYNGGLFRTSPDSDDSPEARFLATHTVGDEHLARVIELLTRSQTGSSEKIFVDYSSLDVRHLGSVYEGLLEYQLNVADEPLTLDDGEYVLADEGDEVVVVPDEVYLTTDSGERKATGSYYTPEYVVEYIVENTLEPLVEDIREDLIGYDSYENESGFAEEFAERIFELKILDPAMGSGHFLTNAIDYLAREIIDAQERQAEQQGVETVGQGQDINWARRQVAQHCIYGVDLNPLAVELAKVSLWLRTLAAEQPLAFLDHHLKTGNSLVGSDIESIDELETDANGGPNASLADFGAVRRGTIDHLMDVYEEFIAIENTDLADAKEMERKYREIERDDLRNRLVAMVNVKTAEPFDLDLPSGAYERMARALDSESKWADVAATDWFQAAQTTAKKHNFLHWKLEFPEVFYEVDGSDLANPGFDAVIGNPPYVRIQRIDDTVADWLFDQYQTCSQKVDLSVPFLELAIDLISETGIASYISTSQWLATDYGQAAREYLGKGHIRRMIDLGTLPVFEGISTYPAIFFLEATPRESLEYAEVVDEEQLNMESLRELDLREFGYDRFGSESWVLEGLDLRATLDRVDATEPLSEWGNFNIGAITGMDEVFVVTDEDVKKHGLESDLIYPHAHRGEEITKYGRVTPENRVIYPYEAGNDGGATLIPEHRLEAEYPNIHTYLRSYEDELRERRDSRKYYADGPDWYQFLRQGRYDYINVKKLLARGVATESCVGLLDEGSIFSGNNCPGFVPSDDIPGDVTYLLGLLNSTLISEYLQQVCPAKMQDYIRLNAGDLNSIPIHSITFNTPADRRRELVEQGNSLFEAYILGDTSLDEFNTFVDTQLKESRSDVVHDLLSGIAVEMADLVAERKALNLDFADHLGTYGDGPTLGDLYQPPAGLADSILTDTAAERENLRVGGVTVAEAESKLVVRATSRYKPENPEECETDRWDYTETDPEPVMEFVGLSDAEYALIRAFVPHAVSEAGGFAGFRETATKTNSLVDRLEVLTLPDLSDVEDGLERYQRDKQRAEEFDKKIEKADELIDQIVYQLYGLNDEEIEIVEEAVVDD; from the coding sequence ATGCAGGACACAACCGAATTCCGGACGAACCGCGATCTGTTCTCGAATCACTACCTCGACGAACATCTCCCCGATACGGACGCTTGGGAGTCGGTCGACCCTACCGAACTCCAAGAAGCGTATGACGATATCGTCGATCTTTGGAAGCACGAGCGCGATCTCGTTGCCGATCGGAATGAATCCCAACTCGAAGAGAAGTTCATCCGGCCGATGTTCCGGAAGTTGGGTGTCCCATTTGAGGTCGAAGAGAGCGTCGAGCAGGGCCAACGCCGACCTGACTACGGGTTCTTCGAGTCGGACGAGGGAGCACGAAATGCGTTCACGCGTCGCCGCGACGGTGGCGATTTCTACAAGAATGCGGTCGCGGTTGCGGATGCCAAACGCTGGGGCCGGAAGCTCGATACACGGGGCGAGCAGCAGCGCGATTTCGAGAACCCGAGTTACCAGATCCACGTCTATCTCCAAGAGACCCCAACGACGTGGGCAGTCCTCACGAACGGCGAATACTGGCGGCTCTATTACGGTCCGACTAGCCATCGGCTCGATTCGTACTACGAGATCCATCTCCCGACGGTGCTCGAATCAGGCGATCTAGAGACGTTCAAGTACTTCTACCTGTTCTTCCAACATGAGGCATTCCTTCCGGACACGAGTGGTGACTGCTTCCTCGACGATGTTTACAGCGAGAGCAACGTCTTCGCCGAGGAGTTGGGTGAGGATCTCCAAGACAACATCTACGACGCGATCCAATCGCTCGCAGAAGGGTTTCTCACCTATCCTGACAACGATCTCGGAGCTGACGATCTAGATCTCATCCACGATAGTTCGCTGATTTACCTCTACCGGCTCATCTTCGTTTTGTACGCCGAGAGCGAGGGCCGAGACCTTCTCAACACGGACAACGAGATCTACGAGCAGTCCTACAGCCTGAACACGATCAAACAGGAGATCGCCGAGGAACTCGACAGCGACAGTCCGAGTTATCAGAACTGGCAGGACAACCTCTGGGACCGGATCGATGAACTGTTCCAGCTCATTGATCAGGGCAGTGCGTCGCGGAACATCCCAGAAGAGGACCTCCATATCCCGGCCTACAACGGTGGACTATTCCGAACGAGTCCCGACTCGGACGACAGCCCCGAGGCGCGGTTTCTGGCCACGCATACGGTGGGTGACGAGCATCTCGCGCGAGTCATCGAGTTGCTGACGCGGAGCCAAACCGGTAGTAGTGAGAAGATTTTCGTGGACTACTCCTCGCTTGACGTGCGTCACCTCGGAAGCGTCTACGAGGGACTCCTCGAATACCAACTGAACGTCGCGGACGAGCCGCTCACGCTCGACGATGGCGAGTACGTACTCGCTGATGAGGGAGATGAGGTTGTCGTCGTTCCCGATGAAGTCTACCTCACGACGGATTCGGGCGAGCGTAAGGCCACTGGTTCGTACTACACGCCAGAGTACGTGGTTGAGTATATCGTTGAGAACACGTTGGAGCCGCTGGTCGAGGACATCCGAGAGGATCTGATCGGGTACGACTCTTACGAGAACGAGAGCGGGTTCGCCGAGGAATTCGCCGAACGGATCTTCGAGCTGAAAATCCTCGACCCGGCGATGGGAAGTGGGCACTTCCTGACGAACGCGATCGATTACCTCGCCCGGGAGATCATCGACGCCCAGGAACGACAGGCCGAACAGCAGGGTGTCGAGACGGTCGGTCAGGGGCAGGACATCAACTGGGCGCGACGGCAGGTCGCCCAGCACTGCATCTACGGTGTAGACCTGAACCCGCTGGCGGTGGAGTTGGCGAAGGTTTCGCTGTGGCTCCGGACGCTGGCTGCCGAACAGCCGCTTGCGTTTCTTGATCACCATCTAAAAACTGGGAACTCCTTAGTAGGATCCGATATCGAGTCTATCGACGAACTGGAAACGGACGCGAACGGTGGTCCGAACGCCTCACTCGCTGACTTTGGTGCGGTTCGTCGAGGCACCATCGATCACCTGATGGATGTCTACGAGGAGTTTATCGCTATCGAGAACACCGACCTCGCGGACGCAAAGGAGATGGAGCGCAAGTACCGTGAGATCGAGCGGGACGACCTCCGCAACCGGCTCGTGGCGATGGTAAACGTCAAAACGGCTGAACCCTTCGACCTTGATCTCCCCAGTGGGGCCTACGAGCGGATGGCGCGGGCCCTGGATTCGGAGAGCAAGTGGGCCGACGTGGCGGCGACTGATTGGTTTCAAGCGGCGCAGACGACAGCCAAGAAACACAACTTCCTGCACTGGAAACTGGAGTTCCCAGAAGTGTTCTACGAAGTTGACGGCTCCGACCTGGCGAACCCAGGTTTCGACGCGGTGATTGGGAATCCACCGTACGTCCGGATTCAGCGCATCGATGACACAGTCGCGGACTGGCTGTTCGACCAATATCAGACCTGTTCACAGAAAGTCGACCTCTCTGTACCGTTTCTCGAATTGGCCATCGACCTCATCTCAGAAACTGGTATTGCTAGCTACATCTCCACGTCACAGTGGCTTGCCACCGACTACGGGCAGGCAGCTCGTGAATACCTCGGCAAGGGGCATATCAGGCGGATGATCGACCTTGGCACCTTGCCCGTATTTGAGGGAATTTCAACGTATCCTGCTATCTTTTTCCTTGAAGCAACTCCACGCGAGTCGCTGGAATATGCAGAAGTCGTGGACGAGGAGCAACTCAATATGGAGTCACTTCGAGAACTGGATCTCCGCGAATTCGGCTACGATCGATTCGGCTCGGAGTCTTGGGTGCTAGAGGGACTTGACCTTCGGGCGACGCTCGACCGAGTTGACGCGACGGAACCCCTCTCGGAGTGGGGCAACTTCAATATCGGGGCTATCACCGGCATGGACGAGGTATTCGTTGTCACCGATGAAGATGTCAAGAAACACGGGCTGGAGTCCGACCTCATCTACCCGCACGCCCATCGAGGCGAAGAGATCACGAAATACGGCCGCGTCACCCCCGAAAATCGGGTTATCTATCCGTACGAAGCGGGGAATGATGGCGGGGCAACTCTCATTCCAGAGCATCGATTAGAGGCAGAATACCCCAACATTCACACATATCTGCGATCCTACGAGGATGAGCTTCGCGAACGGCGTGACTCGCGGAAGTACTATGCCGATGGTCCCGACTGGTATCAGTTCCTCCGCCAGGGCCGGTACGATTATATCAATGTCAAGAAATTGTTGGCCCGGGGGGTCGCCACAGAGTCCTGTGTCGGTCTTTTAGACGAAGGGAGCATCTTTAGTGGAAACAACTGCCCCGGATTTGTCCCGTCAGATGACATTCCCGGTGACGTAACGTACCTGCTTGGATTACTCAACTCGACACTCATATCGGAATATCTGCAGCAGGTGTGTCCGGCAAAGATGCAGGACTATATCCGGCTTAACGCTGGTGACCTGAATTCGATTCCGATTCACTCCATTACATTCAATACGCCAGCCGACCGCCGTCGAGAGTTGGTTGAGCAGGGTAATTCCCTATTCGAGGCATACATCCTTGGCGACACATCGCTTGATGAATTTAACACGTTCGTTGATACTCAGCTGAAGGAAAGTCGGTCTGATGTCGTCCACGACCTTTTGTCAGGCATCGCTGTGGAGATGGCTGATCTCGTCGCAGAACGGAAGGCGCTCAATCTCGACTTCGCTGACCACCTCGGTACCTACGGAGACGGACCGACCCTCGGCGACCTGTACCAACCACCGGCAGGGCTGGCCGATTCGATACTGACCGACACCGCGGCCGAACGCGAGAACCTCCGGGTCGGGGGGGTCACGGTGGCCGAGGCGGAATCGAAACTCGTCGTACGGGCGACGTCGCGCTACAAACCGGAGAATCCCGAGGAGTGCGAGACCGACCGCTGGGACTACACTGAGACGGATCCCGAACCAGTAATGGAGTTCGTTGGCCTCTCCGATGCAGAGTACGCCCTGATTCGGGCGTTCGTGCCTCACGCCGTTTCCGAGGCGGGGGGCTTCGCAGGCTTTCGGGAGACGGCTACCAAGACCAATTCGCTCGTGGATCGATTGGAGGTGCTGACTCTGCCCGACCTGTCGGATGTCGAGGACGGACTGGAGCGCTACCAGAGGGATAAACAACGCGCCGAAGAGTTCGACAAGAAAATCGAAAAGGCCGACGAGTTGATCGATCAGATCGTCTACCAGCTCTACGGCCTGAATGACGAGGAAATCGAGATCGTCGAGGAAGCAGTGGTGGACGACTGA
- a CDS encoding DUF6414 family protein encodes MNTIIYLDETAVNEILITHHGGKLEETIERVNSNVNMGGEVGGEATDPSGLFAKLKAAISANWERGKEEEFVYDLKDEMAKFALLLEVLEASGATQIDEGFSTRDRDELTTNSPVMISAPLIHTPIEEIKSEFDIEQTVGGMSEALGYFDKSGILDSEDSEELEEMQNELESLGHASKGAKMFFGSLMEHDDLYRTNTSSDVDFVMELPEQNFRTRPLDFPSSTKPYAVLAKISTKIERGDDVQLIPFADLAEKNTTNPRERKTEELKIRRDVANMANDILDGREISSSEFELSYPDVQIQPLAIY; translated from the coding sequence ATGAACACAATAATATATCTTGACGAGACCGCTGTCAATGAGATCCTTATTACTCATCATGGTGGGAAACTAGAAGAAACCATTGAGAGAGTAAATAGCAACGTGAATATGGGTGGTGAGGTGGGAGGAGAAGCAACCGACCCATCTGGTCTGTTCGCCAAACTAAAAGCAGCAATTTCTGCAAATTGGGAGCGTGGTAAAGAGGAAGAATTTGTCTATGACTTGAAGGATGAAATGGCGAAATTCGCCCTTCTTTTGGAGGTTCTTGAGGCATCTGGTGCCACGCAAATCGATGAAGGATTTAGCACCAGAGATCGAGACGAGCTCACCACAAATTCTCCTGTCATGATTTCTGCGCCCTTAATCCATACACCTATAGAGGAGATTAAAAGTGAGTTTGATATTGAACAGACTGTCGGAGGTATGAGCGAAGCACTAGGGTATTTTGACAAGTCTGGCATTCTTGATTCAGAAGATTCGGAAGAATTGGAAGAGATGCAAAACGAACTCGAAAGTCTTGGGCATGCCAGTAAAGGCGCTAAGATGTTCTTCGGTTCACTTATGGAACATGATGACCTCTATCGGACGAATACTTCTTCTGATGTCGATTTCGTCATGGAATTGCCGGAACAGAATTTTAGAACCCGTCCTCTCGATTTCCCAAGCTCTACTAAACCATACGCTGTTCTCGCAAAAATTAGTACAAAGATAGAACGCGGAGATGACGTTCAACTAATACCTTTCGCTGATCTTGCAGAGAAGAACACTACTAACCCAAGAGAACGAAAAACAGAAGAACTCAAAATAAGGAGAGATGTAGCGAACATGGCAAACGACATCCTCGACGGAAGAGAAATTAGCAGTTCAGAGTTTGAGCTGTCATATCCCGACGTTCAGATACAGCCGTTAGCGATCTATTGA